One segment of Pseudobythopirellula maris DNA contains the following:
- a CDS encoding FHA domain-containing protein: MAHITLRVIDGADRGIEYDSIETPITIGREEGNGVQLNDERISRFHIKIQEDQGKVVLTDLESTNGTRVNGEVTQLRILRYGDLISVGRSVLIYGTREQIADRLDALRGEGLLSTDQKAYDNLTGSVESVMSGASDIDWDDSQVISGTLHLPSPPDLPMGLTPGQAAQFSEVLEYLHLRSRSLVQSTKVDDEADAVSISFERWQDLLDQQAHLAEYLRKIGDPGEE; encoded by the coding sequence ATGGCCCATATCACCCTCCGAGTGATCGACGGCGCCGATCGGGGCATCGAATACGATTCGATCGAGACGCCGATCACCATCGGCCGCGAGGAGGGCAACGGCGTCCAGCTCAACGACGAGCGGATCAGCCGCTTCCACATCAAGATCCAAGAGGATCAGGGCAAGGTCGTGCTCACCGACCTGGAGAGCACCAACGGCACCCGCGTGAACGGCGAGGTGACGCAGCTGCGGATCTTGCGCTACGGCGACCTGATCTCGGTCGGCCGCTCGGTGCTGATCTACGGCACGCGGGAGCAGATCGCCGATCGGCTCGACGCGCTCCGCGGCGAGGGGCTGCTCTCAACCGACCAGAAGGCGTACGACAACCTCACCGGATCGGTCGAGAGCGTGATGTCGGGCGCGTCGGACATCGACTGGGACGACTCGCAGGTGATCTCCGGCACGCTGCACCTGCCCTCGCCGCCCGATCTACCGATGGGGCTCACGCCGGGCCAAGCGGCGCAGTTCTCCGAGGTGCTCGAATACCTGCACCTCCGCAGCCGTTCGTTGGTGCAGTCGACCAAGGTCGACGACGAAGCCGACGCGGTGTCGATCAGCTTCGAGCGCTGGCAAGACCTCCTGGACCAGCAGGCGCACCTGGCGGAATACCTCCGCAAGATCGGCGACCCCGGCGAGGAGTAA
- the purH gene encoding bifunctional phosphoribosylaminoimidazolecarboxamide formyltransferase/IMP cyclohydrolase, whose product MAAADTEAPIQRLIDSGASPKIERALLSVSDKTGLEAFGKRLAELGVELFSTGGTRRCLEQAGVAVRDVADYTGYPEMMDGRVKTLHPRVHGGLLGRRDQAGDMASAEEHGIVPFELVVVNLYPFEETIAREGVTVAEAIEQIDIGGPSMVRSSAKNHAFVTVAGKASQYDEILQQIESSGATTPELRRRLAGEAFAQTAAYDTAIAAYFAGLEGGEGADADAVFPPRLTSDMRRKATLRYGENPHQAASLYVDPQAGPHALVNAEILNGKELSYNNLLDLDAALACARSLPAPGVAVLKHNNPCGAATATTVGEATERAWAGDPVSAFGSILGFNAEVDAAAAECLAEPGKFVEAIVAPGYSAEALEILTTKPKWKANVRLLQVGAVEPGDGAPLVRTIDGGCLVQQADDQPDPEAEWRVVTDTKPTDEQLAELRFAWAACRHVKSNAIVLSSNGALVGVGAGQMSRVDSVEIAIRKAGDRSTGSVLASDAFFPFDDGVRTAHAAGVTAIIQPGGSRGDESVIAACNELGVPMVFTGRRHFRH is encoded by the coding sequence ATGGCCGCTGCTGACACTGAAGCCCCGATCCAACGCCTGATCGACTCGGGCGCGAGCCCCAAGATCGAGCGGGCCTTGCTCTCGGTGAGCGACAAGACCGGCCTCGAGGCGTTCGGCAAGCGGCTCGCCGAACTAGGTGTCGAGCTCTTCAGCACCGGCGGCACCCGGCGTTGCCTGGAGCAGGCCGGCGTCGCGGTTCGCGACGTGGCCGATTACACCGGCTACCCCGAGATGATGGACGGCCGCGTCAAAACGCTCCACCCGCGCGTGCACGGCGGCCTGCTGGGCCGACGCGACCAAGCGGGCGACATGGCTTCGGCCGAGGAGCACGGCATCGTGCCGTTCGAGCTCGTCGTGGTGAACCTCTACCCGTTCGAGGAGACGATCGCCCGCGAAGGGGTCACCGTGGCCGAGGCGATCGAGCAGATCGACATCGGCGGGCCGTCGATGGTCCGCTCGTCGGCCAAGAACCACGCGTTCGTCACGGTCGCCGGCAAGGCGAGCCAATACGACGAGATCCTGCAGCAGATCGAGTCGTCCGGCGCCACGACCCCCGAGTTGCGGCGCCGGCTCGCCGGCGAGGCGTTCGCCCAAACAGCGGCTTACGACACGGCGATCGCGGCTTATTTTGCCGGGCTCGAGGGTGGCGAGGGGGCCGACGCCGACGCAGTGTTCCCGCCGCGGCTGACGTCGGACATGCGTCGCAAGGCGACGCTGCGCTACGGCGAGAACCCCCACCAGGCGGCCTCCCTGTACGTCGACCCCCAGGCCGGCCCGCACGCGCTGGTGAACGCCGAGATCCTCAACGGCAAAGAACTCTCTTACAACAACCTGCTGGACCTCGACGCGGCGCTCGCCTGCGCCCGCTCGCTGCCGGCGCCGGGCGTGGCGGTGCTGAAGCACAACAACCCGTGCGGCGCCGCCACGGCGACGACCGTCGGCGAGGCGACCGAGCGCGCCTGGGCCGGCGACCCGGTGAGCGCGTTCGGCAGCATCCTGGGCTTCAACGCCGAGGTCGACGCCGCGGCGGCCGAGTGCCTGGCCGAGCCGGGCAAGTTTGTCGAGGCGATCGTCGCCCCGGGCTACTCGGCCGAGGCGCTCGAGATCCTCACCACCAAGCCGAAGTGGAAGGCCAACGTGCGGCTGCTCCAGGTCGGCGCCGTCGAGCCGGGCGACGGCGCGCCACTGGTCCGCACCATCGACGGCGGCTGCCTCGTGCAACAAGCCGACGACCAGCCCGATCCCGAGGCCGAGTGGCGGGTGGTGACCGACACGAAGCCTACCGACGAGCAGCTGGCCGAATTGCGATTCGCCTGGGCCGCCTGCCGGCACGTCAAATCGAACGCCATCGTGCTATCGAGCAATGGGGCGCTGGTCGGCGTGGGCGCCGGCCAGATGAGCCGTGTCGACTCGGTCGAGATCGCCATCCGCAAAGCGGGAGACCGATCGACGGGGTCGGTGCTCGCTTCCGACGCTTTTTTCCCGTTCGACGACGGGGTGCGGACCGCCCACGCCGCTGGCGTCACGGCGATCATCCAGCCAGGCGGATCGCGGGGCGACGAGTCGGTGATCGCCGCCTGCAACGAGCTCGGAGTGCCGATGGTGTTCACCGGCCGCCGTCACTTCAGGCACTAG
- a CDS encoding S41 family peptidase, with amino-acid sequence MPIRLPRCLLDATLLFTVLAVPAAAQQGVLSSPYESSPYKATSARGATGDIVEIPAAALPQEALRRLDEGRSFESQRRWSDAAALYEEALREFPGDRRLQERYSVSRLHLSLDQRYHDGSFVHAVRELSAPDSYDLYGELLAKIESHYVIDPPWGEIARLGASAVQIAIEDDRFQQTNGVRASAESLRALSREIGSLYSNWPPIRSRQELSRFTNEVGRLAEQRVGVGRAACVLEFTAAAANGLDGYSSFLTPDQLRDVYSQIEGNFVGLGVELKADNGALLIVRVIPGSPAEKAGIVANERIVAVDGKATRDYTTDEAAGMLTGEEGSQVLVTIESPHAGANQPHLVAKPAAGAAPRARSQQSSGQRVVTVRREHVDVPSLEQSRIIDPDYGVAYVRIPVFQKSTSRDLETALWDLHRQGMRSLVIDLRGNPGGLLTSSVELADKFVAQGAIVSTRGRSEGEDFDYRAHRAGTWRVPLVVLIDGDSASASEIFAAAIRDNRRGTLVGARSFGKGSVQGIFPMSRAGAGVRLTTAKFYSPSGQPISKVGVSPDIVVRHATSSADGRQTTGYRGAPESGAAGSGASGDEALDKAIETARRQVAMR; translated from the coding sequence ATGCCAATCCGGCTGCCCCGCTGCTTGCTCGACGCCACGCTGCTGTTCACCGTGCTCGCCGTCCCGGCGGCTGCGCAACAGGGCGTGCTCTCGTCGCCCTACGAATCGTCTCCTTACAAGGCGACTAGCGCCCGTGGGGCGACCGGCGACATCGTCGAGATCCCCGCCGCGGCCCTGCCGCAGGAGGCGCTCCGCCGGCTCGACGAGGGCCGGTCGTTCGAGTCGCAACGCCGCTGGTCCGACGCCGCCGCCCTTTATGAGGAGGCGCTGCGTGAGTTCCCCGGCGACCGCCGCCTGCAGGAACGCTACAGCGTTTCGCGGCTGCACCTGAGCCTCGACCAACGGTACCACGACGGCAGCTTCGTCCACGCGGTCCGCGAGCTCTCGGCCCCCGATTCGTACGACCTGTACGGCGAGCTGCTGGCCAAGATCGAGTCGCACTACGTCATCGACCCGCCGTGGGGCGAGATCGCCCGCCTCGGCGCCTCGGCCGTGCAAATCGCGATCGAAGACGACCGTTTCCAACAGACCAACGGCGTGCGAGCGTCGGCCGAGTCGCTCCGCGCTCTCAGCCGAGAGATCGGCTCGCTCTACAGCAATTGGCCCCCGATCCGCTCGCGGCAAGAGCTCAGCCGGTTCACCAACGAGGTCGGTCGGCTGGCCGAGCAGCGGGTTGGCGTCGGCCGGGCGGCCTGTGTGCTGGAGTTCACCGCCGCGGCCGCCAACGGCCTGGACGGCTACTCGTCGTTCCTCACCCCCGACCAATTGCGTGACGTTTACTCGCAGATCGAGGGCAACTTTGTCGGCCTGGGCGTGGAGCTCAAGGCGGACAACGGCGCCCTGCTGATCGTGCGTGTCATCCCCGGCAGCCCGGCCGAGAAGGCGGGCATCGTCGCCAACGAGCGGATCGTGGCGGTCGACGGCAAAGCGACCCGCGACTACACCACCGACGAGGCGGCCGGCATGCTCACCGGCGAAGAAGGCTCGCAGGTGCTGGTGACGATCGAATCGCCCCACGCCGGAGCGAACCAGCCCCACCTGGTGGCCAAGCCCGCCGCCGGCGCCGCCCCGCGTGCTCGCAGCCAGCAATCGAGCGGCCAGCGGGTCGTGACGGTCCGCCGCGAGCATGTCGACGTGCCGAGCCTCGAGCAGTCGCGGATCATCGACCCCGACTACGGCGTGGCGTACGTGCGGATCCCGGTGTTCCAGAAGTCGACCAGCCGCGACCTCGAGACCGCCCTGTGGGACCTGCACCGCCAAGGGATGCGGAGCCTGGTGATCGACTTGCGGGGCAACCCCGGGGGCCTGCTCACCTCGAGCGTCGAGCTGGCCGACAAGTTTGTCGCCCAGGGCGCCATTGTCTCGACCCGCGGACGCAGCGAGGGAGAGGACTTCGACTACCGAGCCCACCGGGCCGGCACCTGGCGGGTGCCGCTGGTGGTGCTGATCGACGGCGACAGCGCGTCGGCGAGCGAGATCTTCGCCGCCGCGATCCGCGACAACCGCCGCGGCACGCTGGTCGGAGCCCGCTCGTTCGGCAAGGGCAGCGTGCAAGGAATCTTCCCCATGTCTCGCGCCGGCGCCGGCGTGAGACTGACGACAGCCAAGTTTTACTCGCCCAGCGGCCAGCCGATCAGCAAGGTCGGAGTTAGCCCCGATATCGTCGTGCGACATGCTACGAGCTCGGCCGATGGGCGTCAGACAACGGGATACCGAGGGGCCCCCGAGAGCGGGGCCGCTGGCAGCGGCGCCTCGGGCGACGAGGCCCTCGACAAGGCGATCGAGACCGCCCGCCGCCAGGTGGCGATGCGGTAG
- a CDS encoding Panacea domain-containing protein, translating into MATVYDISKYILRKLGPTTHMKLQKLVYYAQAWSLVWDERPLYKSQIEAWANGPVVPGLYRELRGSFRVTPNDLDLGDHRNLTDEERETIDAVLNHYGDKPSQWLSDLTHMEEPWRNARIGVAPGERSKNEITRAAMAEYYGSL; encoded by the coding sequence ATGGCCACCGTCTACGACATCAGTAAGTACATCCTGCGTAAGTTGGGTCCGACTACGCACATGAAGCTCCAGAAGCTGGTGTACTATGCGCAGGCTTGGTCGCTCGTGTGGGACGAGAGACCGCTGTACAAGAGCCAAATCGAGGCGTGGGCAAATGGCCCGGTTGTGCCCGGCCTCTACCGGGAGCTCAGGGGGAGCTTTCGAGTGACCCCTAATGACCTTGATCTCGGCGACCACCGGAATCTTACGGATGAGGAACGCGAGACGATTGACGCCGTCCTTAACCATTATGGCGACAAGCCCTCTCAGTGGCTAAGCGACCTTACCCATATGGAAGAGCCTTGGCGGAATGCGCGCATCGGGGTTGCGCCGGGGGAACGCAGCAAGAACGAGATTACCCGAGCAGCTATGGCCGAGTACTACGGCAGCCTGTGA